In Sphingobacteriaceae bacterium, the following are encoded in one genomic region:
- a CDS encoding ABC transporter ATP-binding protein, translating into MISISHISKVYQIGEETIHALKDVSLKIFKNEYVALMGPSGSGKSTLMNMLGCLDSPSGGEYILNGISAAKMSDNELAEVRNKEIGFVFQTFNLLPRASTLDNVALPLLYSGFSKADRIARAKEVLDQVGLKDRMNHKPNELSGGQRQRVAIARALVNKPAIILADEPTGNLDSKTSVEIMGLFEEIHKNGNTIILVTHEEDIALHAHRIVRLKDGLVETDQKNPTITTYKKRIEEIN; encoded by the coding sequence ATAATTTCCATTTCACATATCAGTAAAGTTTACCAAATTGGTGAAGAAACTATTCATGCATTAAAAGACGTTTCGCTTAAAATTTTCAAGAATGAATATGTGGCCTTAATGGGACCTTCGGGCAGTGGAAAATCAACACTCATGAATATGCTGGGCTGTTTGGATAGTCCGAGTGGTGGGGAGTATATTTTAAATGGCATTTCAGCTGCTAAAATGAGCGATAATGAGTTGGCTGAAGTGCGGAATAAGGAGATTGGTTTTGTTTTTCAAACATTTAATCTATTACCCAGAGCCAGTACCTTAGATAATGTTGCCCTACCTTTATTATATTCCGGCTTTTCTAAAGCCGACCGAATTGCAAGAGCTAAAGAGGTATTAGATCAAGTAGGATTAAAAGACAGAATGAATCATAAACCCAATGAGCTGAGTGGGGGACAAAGACAAAGGGTTGCTATAGCCAGGGCATTAGTGAATAAACCCGCTATTATTTTAGCAGATGAGCCAACCGGTAATTTAGATAGTAAAACCTCCGTTGAGATTATGGGATTATTCGAAGAAATTCACAAAAACGGCAATACCATAATTTTGGTTACCCACGAGGAGGATATTGCTTTGCATGCCCATCGAATTGTGCGTTTAAAGGACGGATTAGTTGAAACTGATCAGAAAAATCCTACCATTACAACGTACAAAAAAAGAATAGAAGAAATTAATTAG